The window CGGCGTGAAGCTATCGATGATCGTTGCGATGGCGTCCCAGAGGTCATCGACGGTTCTGGCGGCGGCCTTTCGGAGCAGGGCCTTGAGCCCGGAGAACGACATCCCGAACGCCATCTCGATCGGGTTGAAGTCCGGGCTGTAGGGCGGCAAGTAAAGCAGCTCCGCATCGGCAGCTTCGATGGCGTGGCGGACACCCGCGACCTTATGGGCCGGAAGATTGTCCATCACCACGATATCGCCGGGGCTCAACTCCGGCATCAGGACCTGCTCCACGTAGGCGCACAACGCGGGGCCGCTCATCGGTCCGTCGAGCAGCATCGGCGCGGCCATGCCGCCCAACCTCGAAGCCTTGCCATTCTGGTATTGGTCCCGGTCTCATCAATGAAGATCAACCGCTCGGGATCGAGGCCTGACAGCTTCTTGGGCCAGGCGCTGCGTCGGGCGAGGACGTCCGGGCGCTCTTGCTCCGACGCATGGGCTGTCTTCTTCTTATGCGTCAGCCAGTGCTTGGAGAGGAAATTCCAGACTGTCGACGGGCAGGTCCGCTCGCCCCGCTCCGACAACAGCTTGTCGGCAATCTCATGGAGCGTGATGTCCTTGTTGGCCTCGACAAGACCGAGAATATAGGGCGCGTGCCTATTCAGCTTCGAACCCGCAGGCTTGATCGTCATCCTGACCCTGCCGTTCGGGTGCCAGCGAACCCGTCTCGCGCCACCGACGATACCAGTTGATCGCCGTCGATGGCGCGACGGAAAATCGCTCCGCCGCAGGCGCCGACATGCCGCCCTCAATCGCATCAACGACCCGGCGGCGAAGGTCCAATCCGTAACAACACGCCATATCTGCCTCCCGAAGCACTCGCGGGTACAGAATCATGAGGTGGAACGAATGGGAATCTCCTTTTTCGACTTAGATTAAGAGGAAGACCCTCCAGCCCGCACAACGAGCGAGGCCGGGTTCAGCGGGTGGTGACCCAGCTGGCATAGCGCTTGCCACGATAAGACGCGATGACGCCCAGTGACGTACCGGCAAGCATGATCGCGGCCGAGATGACAAGACGGCGCAATCGCCGCACCGAAGCGATCAGAAGGCAGCTCGCGGCAACCGCCGAGAGCACGATCCAGAAGGCGGCGGACCCCACCGTCGCGGCGAACGCGGCAACCAGAGCCAACAGCGAGGCCAAGGCAAAAAACCCCGACCACCACCGCAGAAGCTTGTGGACGAGGTACTTGGCAAGATTGTCGGCCGCCATCGTGCGCAATCTCGGCCAGAGCAGGCGATGACAGTTTACCGCACGGCATGCGATCCGGATCTTGCGCCGAAATTCGTTGCTGACCGCGATCTCGGACTCCTCGTAGGCCCGAAACCGGGGTTCTGCCGCAACCCGCCAGCCAGCGGCCAAAATCGAGACCGAGGTGAACATGTCGTCGATGATGTCGTGGGGCACTTCGTCGAAGAGCGCCCGCCGGATCGCAAACAAGGACCCGTCCGCACCGATGGTGGAACCCGAACCGGTGTTGCTCTCCAGGTCCTTGATCCGCTCCTCAAGACGCCAGTAGGCGCTGCTGACCGAGGCTGCGGTCGAGGCGTCCCGGTTGGTGTAGATCAGGTGTCCGCAAAGACATCCAAGCTGGTCTTCAGCCGCAAACCGGGAGTGGGCGACGGCCGGGGCCGCATCGTCGAGCAGAACGTTGGCGTCCGTGAAGACGACGACCTCGGCATCGACACCGGAAAGAAGGGTGTTCATGCCCATGCTCTTGCCGCCCCGCTCGTTCGAGATAACGACCCGGGCAAGATCCGCATGCGCCTCCATTATCTGCGCGCTGCGATCCGAACTGCCGTCCGAATAACAATGGATCGCAAGCTTCGGGTAACGCGCCTTCAGATCCGCAAGGTTGGCGAACTTCCGCTCCAGAACGGAGGCCTCGTTGTAAGCGCAGAAGACAATGGCCATTCCCTCGCCATCCCAATGCGGTTCGATCTCGACAGGGTCTTCAGGTCGCCGCGGAAGCAGACCCAAAACCAGCGGATAAAACACGAACGGTGTCGCTGCGATGGCTAGGAGCATCACCGATGGGATGAACGCGACCAGTTCAAGCAGTGGCATACTATTGAGATCCTATCCTATGCACATGCCACCAGCCTTCAAGATCCACCTCCGCTCAGCGTCTCTGCAAAATAAGGTTTTCTGTCACAACTGCAAGCCGAGCTTGGTGTCCGGCTGAACGGCGGCATTGCGTGACGATGTGAAACATACGAGATCGCCAGTTGGCCGTCGATCGATCAAGCGCTTCATGCGCTCGGCCACCTTGGTCTTCAGCATGCGCCTGCTCGCCGATGGCATCGGATTTCTGAAGATTGAGGGCGATCCGAGCGTGACCTCGTCAGGTGCGGTGCGGTAAGCGATGTTGCCGCGGAGGAAGCAACGCCATGTGAGGATCTTGTCCCTGTTGCGCTTCTTGCGGTTCTTCGAGGCTGGCGTCGTAGCGTGCCATCAAGACGTGCGGTTCCACGGAGACGGCGGCGATGCGCTGGTTGACGAGATCGAGCAACACGGTGTGTGCCGCACGCGCGAAGACCGCCCTCGGTCGCCCACGCCACAGCACGAACTTCTTCGCCGCCGCAGGATATCGTCCCGATGAAATTGATTCTGCTCTAGGGTGCGCAACCGGAATGAAGGCGGAGCCCGACTTGTCGGGCATCAGGATGGGCTGCTCGCCCGTACGCGCGCAGAACTCGTTGATGGCTTCCTTATTGCCGAGCCATGAGCTGCTGAAGTAATCGTGCAGCATGCACATGCCGCCGGAAGGTGCCATCGTCAAGGACTGCGTCCGCAAGCAGTGGGTCTGGATGTGCCTCAATGTCGACACCATCATCTAGAGTGCCTGGGCCAGCGGCGGCACGCGGGCTCACGGCATCATCCCGCCGGGCCTGATCGGCTATCGCGAAGAGGGCAAGTACATGACGCCCGTCCCCGAATGCGTCCGTACGCTGATCGAGGAAGCCAGTGCCGAGGGCATGACACTCACGCTCAAGACCATCAACCTGGACGACCGGATTGCCGCAGCCACGATCATCCAGGCCAATCTGGCCGAGATCGGTCTCAACATCGAGGTCATTTCGATGGATGCCGGTCCGTTCTGGAACCTCGGCCTCGAGCCCGAGGGCGATGACTGGAAGGACCTGGAATTCTGGATCATTTTCTACTTGGACTCGCCGGATCCCGGCCAGATGACCCAGTGGTTTATCTCCGACCAGATCGGCGTGTGGAACTGGGAGCGCTGGTCGGATCCCGAGTTCGACGAGCTTTTCGCCGCCGGTCTCGCCGAGACCGACACGGCCAAGTGCCACGATATCTACGTCAGGATGCAGGAAATCATGGAGGACACCGGCGGATACGTCTTCCTGACCTTCCCGCCCAACGGCGTGATGTACCGCGAGGGCCTCGAACCGGTGATCGCGCCGTGCGGCTACATCTGGCAGATCCCC is drawn from Rhodospirillales bacterium and contains these coding sequences:
- a CDS encoding glycosyltransferase — translated: MPLLELVAFIPSVMLLAIAATPFVFYPLVLGLLPRRPEDPVEIEPHWDGEGMAIVFCAYNEASVLERKFANLADLKARYPKLAIHCYSDGSSDRSAQIMEAHADLARVVISNERGGKSMGMNTLLSGVDAEVVVFTDANVLLDDAAPAVAHSRFAAEDQLGCLCGHLIYTNRDASTAASVSSAYWRLEERIKDLESNTGSGSTIGADGSLFAIRRALFDEVPHDIIDDMFTSVSILAAGWRVAAEPRFRAYEESEIAVSNEFRRKIRIACRAVNCHRLLWPRLRTMAADNLAKYLVHKLLRWWSGFFALASLLALVAAFAATVGSAAFWIVLSAVAASCLLIASVRRLRRLVISAAIMLAGTSLGVIASYRGKRYASWVTTR